A single region of the Nicotiana sylvestris chromosome 6, ASM39365v2, whole genome shotgun sequence genome encodes:
- the LOC104236740 gene encoding uncharacterized protein, producing the protein MWGLSYLQNLWPFSVIKPDDLRISEGLVRKLSVPENTKQFVYAIREPESQAVIYVLCVQNLSERSAVDAQCLIREVKPDAVVVQVGNSVDGDQKEELLLSNSGNFEEEEEEDSVPTSSIEVLKRCFVHKINKEKYENVAGRVVLREIFGVGFDGHLSAAKKAAEEVGSSFLLLESPFVKRSPSNECSSVGDEGYENRFGVFGLEAGNSLVPLKTGLLVSANSRAFCVTNDIQSQMVRLLSSHLVNSGSLQKMGSEDVPLQLNYQVPQFAQTVYPLLSDLHDIFVDIPSIGRALACAQKMFNDVCNGNAVDTNLLSEVYVFKIAVEGLRIALNNAGRLPLSKIGYHTTEFSELSVEDKSHALLAQALRSQAVKFKSIVAVVDASGLAGLRKHWKINIPEEVKDIVEQLVTDSESDGDNSSRSDRKGLLAVKPVVAVGAGATAVLGASSFSKVVPASTIVKVVTFKVPASLKLIMTQTQKALALAFGKSNVVAPGMASSGVKSSVFKATASAEKIRAVAHGVIASAEKTSLSAMRTAFYEIMRKRRVRPVGFLPWATFGCSIATCASLLVYGDGIECAAESLPSAPSIASLGRGIQSLHQASVAVKQTENSRIQKSMESLVYRFKKISIS; encoded by the coding sequence ATGTGGGGTTTAAGCTATTTGCAAAATCTGTGGCCTTTTTCTGTAATAAAACCTGATGATTTGAGAATTTCAGAAGGGTTAGTTAGGAAATTATCAGTACCCGAAAACACAAAGCAGTTTGTTTACGCGATTCGTGAACCCGAATCACAGGCTGTAATATACGTATTGTGTGTTCAGAATTTATCTGAACGATCTGCTGTAGATGCCCAGTGTTTAATTAGAGAAGTAAAGCCTGATGCTGTAGTTGTCCAAGTGGGTAATTCTGTAGATGGTGATCAAAAAGAGGAACTTTTGTTGAGTAATAGTGGTAATttcgaggaggaggaggaggaggattcGGTACCGACTTCGTCAATTGAGGTGTTGAAGAGGTGCTTTGTGCATAAAATTAATAAGGAGAAGTATGAGAATGTTGCGGGGCGGGTTGTTTTGAGGGAGATATTTGGAGTTGGGTTTGATGGGCATTTGTCTGCTGCTAAGAAAGCAGCTGAAGAAGTTGGTTCGTCTTTCTTGTTGCTCGAGTCACCTTTTGTTAAACGCAGCCCGTCTAATGAGTGTTCTAGTGTGGGGGATGAGGGGTACGAGAATAGGTTTGGAGTGTTTGGTTTAGAGGCTGGTAATAGTCTGGTTCCTCTAAAAACGGGATTATTGGTGTCAGCAAATTCGCGTGCATTTTGTGTTACAAATGATATTCAGTCTCAGATGGTGAGGTTGTTGTCGTCGCATTTGGTCAATTCAGGTTCCTTGCAAAAGATGGGGTCTGAGGATGTTCCGCTGCAGTTGAATTATCAAGTACCACAGTTTGCACAGACTGTTTATCCATTGCTCTCTGATCTACATGATATTTTTGTTGATATTCCCTCAATCGGAAGAGCTCTAGCTTGTGCTCAGAAGATGTTTAATGATGTTTGCAATGGAAATGCTGTTGATACAAATCTCCTTTCTGAGGTTTATGTCTTCAAGATTGCAGTCGAAGGATTGAGAATAGCTTTGAATAATGCTGGTCGGCTGCCTCTTAGTAAAATCGGATATCATACAACTGAATTTTCTGAGCTTTCTGTTGAGGACAAGTCGCACGCCCTTCTTGCACAGGCCCTCCGAAGCCAGGCCGTGAAGTTCAAATCAATAGTTGCAGTAGTAGATGCCAGTGGCTTAGCTGGACTAAGGAAGCACTGGAAAATTAATATACCTGAAGAAGTTAAGGACATTGTTGAGCAGCTGGTCACTGACTCTGAGAGCGACggggacaactcgagccgaagtgACAGAAAAGGGTTACTAGCTGTTAAGCCAGTGGTAGCTGTTGGGGCTGGGGCCACAGCAGTTTTAGGAGCTTCTTCGTTTTCTAAAGTTGTTCCTGCATCTACGATAGTGAAGGTTGTTACCTTCAAAGTTCCTGCTTCTCTAAAACTCATCATGACTCAAACTCAAAAGGCCCTTGCTCTTGCATTTGGGAAGTCAAACGTAGTAGCCCCTGGAATGGCAAGTTCTGGTGTCAAATCATCTGTCTTTAAGGCAACTGCTTCAGCAGAGAAAATCCGTGCTGTGGCTCACGGAGTTATAGCCTCTGCAGAGAAAACTAGCCTCTCAGCCATGAGAACGGCATTCTACGAAATTATGAGGAAACGCCGAGTACGACCAGTTGGCTTTCTGCCTTGGGCTACCTTTGGATGCAGTATAGCCACTTGTGCAAGCTTGCTTGTTTATGGAGATGGAATAGAATGTGCTGCTGAATCTCTTCCATCAGCTCCTTCAATTGCCAGTTTGGGTCGTGGAATCCAAAGTTTACATCAAGCTTCTGTGGCAGTGAAACAAACAGAAAACTCCAGAATACAAAAGTCAATGGAGTCTCTTGTGTACAGATTTAAGAAGATAAGTATCTCATAA